One region of Dehalococcoidia bacterium genomic DNA includes:
- a CDS encoding 2TM domain-containing protein, translated as MTSGNQGDKDRGFEGIDIELPFFALRMGRGPWGREMKYEDDEYRRAKRKVRARLGFYRHLATYAAIVGTLMVIDLLAGGGLGFSLWIAGIWGAFVVWQALSTFVFPSLWSREAEERMIEAELRKQRGG; from the coding sequence GTGACCAGCGGAAACCAGGGTGACAAGGACAGAGGCTTCGAGGGCATCGACATCGAGCTGCCATTCTTCGCCCTGCGGATGGGCCGCGGGCCGTGGGGCCGGGAGATGAAATACGAGGACGACGAGTACCGCAGGGCGAAGCGCAAGGTCCGCGCTCGACTCGGCTTCTATCGGCACCTGGCCACGTATGCCGCCATCGTTGGCACCCTGATGGTAATCGACCTTCTCGCCGGTGGCGGCCTCGGGTTCTCGCTCTGGATCGCCGGTATCTGGGGCGCTTTCGTGGTCTGGCAGGCCCTGAGCACCTTCGTCTTCCCGTCCCTCTGGAGCCGCGAGGCCGAGGAGAGGATGATCGAGGCCGAGCTGCGCAAGCAGCGCGGCGGCTGA
- the hisH gene encoding imidazole glycerol phosphate synthase subunit HisH, which yields MKQVVIVDYGAGNLRSVARAVAHQGYEPLVSCEARAVDRAEALIVPGVGAAADTMRNLKQGGLVQPIREYIDSGRPFLGVCMGQQALLSVSEEGGEHRCLGVIPGRVRRLPSGQKVPHMGWNQVQQTRDHPVFDGIPDNSYFYFVHSYYPDPEDRSWVAGETEYGVRFASVLARDNVVATQFHPEKSGDLGLRFYANFLRIALGPPE from the coding sequence ATGAAGCAGGTCGTCATCGTCGACTACGGGGCGGGGAACCTGCGGAGCGTCGCGCGCGCGGTCGCGCACCAGGGCTATGAGCCCCTCGTGAGCTGTGAGGCGCGCGCCGTCGACCGCGCCGAAGCGCTCATCGTCCCGGGCGTGGGCGCGGCGGCCGACACGATGCGCAACCTGAAGCAGGGCGGCCTGGTGCAGCCAATCCGCGAGTACATTGACAGCGGCCGTCCGTTCCTCGGCGTCTGCATGGGCCAGCAGGCGCTGCTTTCGGTGAGCGAAGAAGGCGGCGAGCACCGCTGCCTGGGCGTCATTCCCGGCCGGGTCAGGCGGCTCCCGTCCGGACAGAAGGTGCCGCACATGGGCTGGAACCAGGTGCAGCAGACCCGCGACCACCCCGTCTTCGACGGCATCCCGGACAACTCGTACTTCTACTTCGTCCACAGCTACTACCCTGATCCCGAGGACCGCTCCTGGGTAGCCGGCGAGACGGAGTATGGCGTGCGTTTCGCCAGCGTCCTCGCCCGCGACAACGTGGTGGCGACTCAGTTTCACCCGGAAAAGAGCGGCGACCTGGGTTTGCGCTTCTACGCCAACTTCTTGCGTATCGCGCTCGGGCCGCCGGAGTGA
- a CDS encoding GNAT family N-acetyltransferase, which translates to MKVFVRPARAEDMPAVLAIYNYEVANGVATFDTEPRSLEVQMAWLESHRDPYCALVAVDGEEVVGFGCLSRYHERPAYGLSVEDTVYVHQDRRRQGIGRLLLEALIAEGRARHFHTILGRITGENRPSIELHAQLGFVEAGREREVGRKFGRWLDVVTMQLMLD; encoded by the coding sequence ATGAAGGTCTTCGTCCGCCCGGCTCGCGCCGAGGACATGCCAGCCGTGCTGGCCATCTACAACTACGAGGTGGCGAACGGCGTCGCCACGTTCGACACTGAGCCGCGGTCGCTCGAAGTCCAGATGGCATGGCTCGAAAGTCACCGGGACCCCTATTGCGCCCTCGTTGCTGTCGACGGCGAGGAGGTCGTGGGCTTCGGATGTCTCTCGCGTTACCACGAGCGCCCGGCTTATGGCCTTTCGGTCGAAGACACGGTCTACGTGCATCAGGACCGCCGCCGCCAGGGCATTGGCCGCCTCCTCCTGGAGGCGCTCATTGCCGAGGGCCGCGCGAGGCATTTCCACACGATACTCGGCCGCATCACGGGCGAGAACCGGCCCAGCATCGAGCTTCATGCGCAGCTTGGCTTCGTAGAGGCGGGCCGCGAGCGTGAAGTAGGCCGCAAGTTCGGCCGCTGGCTGGACGTCGTGACGATGCAGCTGATGCTCGATTGA
- a CDS encoding HAD family hydrolase: MPRLAVFVDDGGVMNDNKLRHHEWVRLVGEFFPPRLGGSASDWSMANSKLVAGLWDRLLADQARKGLVDTYHAWSRRYQLDWLAAMAGEVGVPLPEDEEEALAIAIAAAEYVTSRCRSGFADAPAAVRRLAASGHALHTASGEESRELHGYLTGMGLRDYFGHLFGPDLVNAFKAGPVYYGRAFAYAGLEAGACVVVDDSPEALAWAAEAGAHTVLVDRDGTRRSRFAGYAIASLEELPALVEELEATRP, encoded by the coding sequence ATGCCTCGGCTGGCTGTTTTCGTCGACGACGGCGGTGTGATGAACGACAACAAGCTACGACACCACGAATGGGTGCGGCTGGTCGGCGAGTTCTTTCCGCCCCGCCTCGGCGGCAGCGCCTCCGACTGGTCGATGGCCAACTCGAAGCTCGTGGCGGGGCTATGGGACCGCCTGCTTGCCGATCAGGCCCGTAAGGGGCTGGTGGACACCTATCACGCCTGGTCCCGCCGCTACCAGCTCGACTGGCTGGCCGCGATGGCTGGCGAGGTGGGCGTACCCCTGCCGGAGGACGAGGAGGAAGCGCTGGCGATCGCCATCGCAGCAGCTGAGTACGTGACCTCACGCTGCCGCTCCGGGTTCGCCGATGCGCCCGCGGCGGTCCGGCGCCTGGCGGCATCTGGCCATGCCCTCCATACGGCTTCGGGCGAAGAGTCGCGCGAGCTGCACGGCTACCTGACCGGCATGGGTCTGCGAGATTACTTCGGGCACCTGTTTGGCCCCGACCTGGTCAACGCCTTCAAGGCCGGTCCCGTCTACTACGGCAGGGCCTTCGCCTACGCAGGCCTGGAAGCGGGCGCCTGTGTCGTAGTCGATGACTCGCCAGAAGCGCTCGCCTGGGCGGCGGAGGCGGGGGCGCACACCGTCCTGGTGGACCGCGATGGCACGCGGCGCTCCCGCTTCGCTGGCTACGCCATCGCCAGCCTCGAGGAGCTGCCGGCGCTGGTCGAAGAGCTGGAGGCCACAAGGCCATGA